CGCCCGCGGCGCGCACCGCCCCCTCGATCCGGTCGGCGACCTCGCGGTTGCGCCCGGGCGGTAGCCCGTGCGACAGGATCGTGCTCTCCAACGCCACCACCGGCCGGTTCTCGGCCAGGGCGGATTCGACCTCTTCGGTGATGCTCGGCGTACTCACGAGGGGCCATCCTCCCAGGTAAGCTGGGTGGGTGAGCACGCAGACTCTGCCCGACGTGGAGACGCGGCCGGAAGGCACCGACCACACCGGGGACGACTCCCCGAAGATGTTCCACTACGTGCGCAAGAACAAGATCGCGGAGAGCGCGGTCATGGGCACGCACGTGGTGGCGCTGTGCGGGGAGGTCTTCCCGGTGACGAAGTCGCCCAAGCCCGGCTCTCCCGTCTGCCCGGAATGCAAGAAGATCTACGACGGCCTGCCCAAGGGCGGCGAGTAGGTCCCCACCCCGCGACGTCCCGGCGCACCCGCGCCGGGGCGCCGCCGTCCGGCGCTCACCCCGCCAGGCCCGGCCCGCGCCGCACGGACGGCGGGTCCTCCCGCGGCTGCTGCGCCGCCGCGCCCCCCTGCCGCTCCTGGGCCCCCGACGCCTGCGCCCCCGACGCCTGAGCCTCCGGCCCCACCGGCTCCCGACCCGAGGGCG
This portion of the Saccharothrix syringae genome encodes:
- a CDS encoding DUF3039 domain-containing protein; protein product: MSTQTLPDVETRPEGTDHTGDDSPKMFHYVRKNKIAESAVMGTHVVALCGEVFPVTKSPKPGSPVCPECKKIYDGLPKGGE